A region from the Drosophila ananassae strain 14024-0371.13 chromosome 2L, ASM1763931v2, whole genome shotgun sequence genome encodes:
- the LOC26515149 gene encoding uncharacterized protein LOC26515149 produces ENATIYYKGIPLFCLYSLLNHRDKCFLILAARAPFYFTKGQRESIKLNYDGHSYVKFMQNGRGTKWICATRSTTKCRARIRTTKNDGLEVLHGSHNHEPMVKDGRRRTRTKLEISKPKIKTPRS; encoded by the coding sequence GAGAATGCAACAATTTATTATAAGGGTATACCTCTATTTTGTCTTTATTCATTACTAAACCATCGGGATAAATGTTTTCTTATACTTGCAGCTAGAGCTCCGTTCTACTTCACAAAAGGTCAGCGGGAGTCCATCAAGCTGAACTATGACGGCCACAGCTACGTGAAGTTCATGCAGAATGGCCGGGGCACCAAGTGGATCTGTGCCACGCGCTCCACCACTAAGTGCCGTGCTCGCATCCGCACCACAAAAAACGATGGACTGGAAGTGCTACATGGCAGCCACAATCACGAGCCCATGGTGAAGGATGGGCGTCGCCGGACTCGGACAAAATTGGAAATAAgtaaacccaaaattaaaacacctCGCAGTTAA
- the LOC6498844 gene encoding uncharacterized protein LOC6498844 isoform X1, whose protein sequence is METPYTGTAGRVAKFTERATPDCPLRIFRTGGIKSASPGPLTTTSPQSVTVDKSSIAIYSATSRGRMQLIYGGQPFIFEKTLKLSSGEEKRFWRCNQWWNQKCRSRVFTINDVVCPLNRFHTHEEIVRRKKRVRRVPPVETISKVAPTARQQPHQPDQHQHQPQQQEIQLTSDAMLTTTLEDESPATIDVSELGMHLKYEEIVADVTGIVGGATRVVSRRK, encoded by the exons ATGGAAACACCATATACTGGAACTGCAGGTCGCGTGGCAAAATTCACGGAACGTGCAACGCCAGACTGTCCACTACGAATCTTTCGAACGGGAGGTATAAAGTCTGCATCTCCCGGCCCACTCACAACCACCAGCCCCCAAAGCGTTACAGTAGACA AAAGCAGCATTGCCATTTATTCGGCAACCTCGAGGGGACGGATGCAACTCATCTACGGTGGCCAGCCGTTCATATTTGAAAAGACCCTGAAATTGTCTTCCGGCGAGGAGAAACGTTTCTGGCGCTGCAATCAGTGGTGGAACCAGAAGTGCCGTTCACGAGTTTTCACAATCAACGATGTTGTCTGTCCCCTTAACCGGTTCCATACCCACGAGGAGATTGTGCGTCGGAAGAAGCGTGTACGTCGCGTACCGCCGGTGGAAACCATTTCTAAAGTAGCCCCCACTGCCAGACAACAGCCGCACCAGCCGGATCAACACCAACATCAGCCGCAGCAACAAGAGATTCAACTTACCAGCGATGCGATGCTGACCACCACACTAGAAGATGAATCCCCGGCCACCATCGATGTCAGTGAGCTAGGCATGCATCTGAAGTATGAGGAGATCGTCGCGGATGTTACGGGCATTGTGGGTGGGGCCACGAGAGTAGTTAGCCGCAGAAAGTGA
- the LOC6498844 gene encoding uncharacterized protein LOC6498844 isoform X2 yields METPYTGTAGRVAKFTERATPDCPLRIFRTGESSIAIYSATSRGRMQLIYGGQPFIFEKTLKLSSGEEKRFWRCNQWWNQKCRSRVFTINDVVCPLNRFHTHEEIVRRKKRVRRVPPVETISKVAPTARQQPHQPDQHQHQPQQQEIQLTSDAMLTTTLEDESPATIDVSELGMHLKYEEIVADVTGIVGGATRVVSRRK; encoded by the exons ATGGAAACACCATATACTGGAACTGCAGGTCGCGTGGCAAAATTCACGGAACGTGCAACGCCAGACTGTCCACTACGAATCTTTCGAACGGGAG AAAGCAGCATTGCCATTTATTCGGCAACCTCGAGGGGACGGATGCAACTCATCTACGGTGGCCAGCCGTTCATATTTGAAAAGACCCTGAAATTGTCTTCCGGCGAGGAGAAACGTTTCTGGCGCTGCAATCAGTGGTGGAACCAGAAGTGCCGTTCACGAGTTTTCACAATCAACGATGTTGTCTGTCCCCTTAACCGGTTCCATACCCACGAGGAGATTGTGCGTCGGAAGAAGCGTGTACGTCGCGTACCGCCGGTGGAAACCATTTCTAAAGTAGCCCCCACTGCCAGACAACAGCCGCACCAGCCGGATCAACACCAACATCAGCCGCAGCAACAAGAGATTCAACTTACCAGCGATGCGATGCTGACCACCACACTAGAAGATGAATCCCCGGCCACCATCGATGTCAGTGAGCTAGGCATGCATCTGAAGTATGAGGAGATCGTCGCGGATGTTACGGGCATTGTGGGTGGGGCCACGAGAGTAGTTAGCCGCAGAAAGTGA
- the LOC26515505 gene encoding uncharacterized protein LOC26515505, protein MYHKAKCRARLVTRYSPYGDIIHVTCNVHTHLNMYMSQSQNAKLDTQKLRLERNPGCVAKRPIKKKRKPLAE, encoded by the exons ATGTATCACAAGGCCAAGTGCCGAGCTCGCTTGGTGACTCGTTACTCCCCCTATGGGGATATCATTCATGTCACCTGCAACGTGCACACGCATCTCAACATGTACATGTCGCAGAGTCAGAATGCGAAATTGGATACTCAGAAGTTGCGGCTGGAAAGGAATCCCGGATGTGTGGCGAAACGGCCGATCAAAAAGAAGAGGAAGCCGCTTGCTGA ataa
- the LOC26515509 gene encoding uncharacterized protein LOC26515509 — MKCEKKSRGVAITIGGFTIIDGFRFVIGSQHNNRSYLKCASFRSRCRARAILINGTGVVRMRHSGHNHTRVQPVKRFYMNDQTRKKIVE, encoded by the exons ATGAAATGCG aaaagaaaagtCGTGGTGTGGCTATAACCATTGGTGGATTTACGATAATCGATGGCTTCCGCTTTGTAATTGGATCGCAGCACAACAATCGCAGCTACCTAAAGTGCGCCAGCTTCCGGAGCCGTTGCCGTGCTCGAGCCATCCTGATAAATGGCACTGGCGTAGTTAGGATGCGACACAGCGGTCATAATCACACCCGGGTCCAACCAGTAAAGCGTTTCTATATGAACGACCaaactcgaaaaaaaattgtggaaTAA
- the LOC6498843 gene encoding uncharacterized protein LOC6498843 has product MVGRRKPGGASLKQNYSNLDVCFTRSNRGNNLLNIDGKPFTLNRRIKDACYWECVKLRCKYTKCSARVVTKGNMISALRGHHNHP; this is encoded by the coding sequence ATGGTGGGCAGGAGAAAGCCGGGTGGAGCCTCCTTGAAGCAAAACTATTCGAACCTGGATGTGTGTTTCACGCGCAGCAATCGTGGCAACAACCTGCTGAACATCGATGGAAAACCATTCACCCTCAATCGTAGGATTAAGGATGCCTGCTACTGGGAGTGCGTCAAGCTACGCTGCAAGTACACAAAGTGCTCCGCCCGAGTGGTGACCAAGGGCAATATGATCTCGGCCCTGCGCGGCCACCACAATCATCCCTAG
- the LOC26513922 gene encoding uncharacterized protein LOC26513922 → YVKNIHYLLNNPCYLCFLVTQHVRNCGPQLFLISRKGGTLLTINNFIYRSNLKFFGKENNILYWECVQNRSVKCRSRLKTIGDDLYVTNDVHNHMGDTQRIEAARAAGMLIHKKLSSLTPADRIHGTWRLEPEIQIEHV, encoded by the exons tatgttaaaaatattcattaccTACTAAATAACCCGtgttatttgtgttttttagtTACCCAGCACGTAAGAAATTGTGGACCGCAATTGTTTCTGATCAGCCGCAAGGGAGGAACGCTTCTAACCATCAACAACTTCATTTACCGCTCCAATCTCAAGTTCTTTGGcaaggaaaataatattttgtacTGGGAGTGCGTCCAAAATCGATCTGTGAAATGTCGGAGCCGCTTAAAGACCATAGGGGATGATCTCTATGTGACCAATG ATGTGCACAATCATATGGGCGACACTCAGCGGATTGAAGCAGCTAGGGCTGCTGGTATGCTGATCCACAAAAAACTTAGCTCTCTCACACCCGCTGACAGGATCCACGGTACCTGGCGTCTAGAGCCAGAGATCCAAATTGAACATGTATAA
- the LOC6498842 gene encoding modifier of mdg4 encodes VIVIVIICKYSVFFFEPCFSTIYFRFTYFSYDFTKINICPTSKNTLQLFYFDFSQKDSVLTRFSNLLHLHSYSTAATSASKAISGVNPPRKRGRPKRNNVDDQPKPKLLDKLRAATENEAASEPAVYASTTKGGVKLIFNGHLFKFSFRKADYSVFQCCYREHGEECKVRVVCDQKRVFPYDGEHAHFMQASDKSCLASQFMPGETGVISSLNTTTKDSKVEQLLKKTTKLAEEVELEDEDHEVFEIQEIDEIDMDPPLEAPELPVELPVVEAQEEVDPNDFREKIKRRLQKALQNKKK; translated from the exons GTTATCGTTATCGTCATCATTTGCAAGTACAGTGTCTTCTTCTTTGAACCGTGTTTTTCaacaatttattttagatttaCCTATTTTTCTTatgattttacaaaaataaacatcTGCCCAACAAGCAAAAACACTCTTCagttgttttattttgattttagcCAAAAAGACTCGGTTTTAACACGATTTTCTAACCTGTTGCATTTACATTCTTATTCGACAGCCGCCACATCCGCATCAAAAGCAATTTCTGGAGTCAATCCACCACGTAAACGCGGTCGCCCAAAGCGCAATAATGTCGATGATCAGCCCAAACCGAAACTATTGGACAAACTACGGGCGGCCACTGAAAATGAGGCGGCCAGCGAACCAGCCGTGTACGCGTCAACCACAAAAG GAGGTGTGAAACTAATTTTCAACGGACACCTGTTCAAGTTCTCCTTCCGGAAGGCCGACTACTCCGTTTTCCAATGCTGCTACCGCGAACATGGAGAGGAATGCAAAGTGCGAGTTGTCTGCGACCAAAAGCGAGTCTTTCCTTACGACGGGGAACATGCCCATTTTATGCAGGCTAGTGACAAGAGTTGCCTGGCTTCGCAGTTTATGCCGGGAGAAACTGGCGTTATTTCATCTTTGAACACCACCACCAAGGACAGTAAAGTAGAACAGCTACTTAAGAAAACAACCAAACTTGCCGAGGAAGTGGAGTTGGAGGACGAAGATCATGAGGTGTTTGAGATTCAAGAAATAGACGAAATCGATATGGATCCACCTCTCGAGGCTCCTGAGTTGCCTGTAGAACTGCCCGTGGTAGAGGCGCAGGAAGAAGTAGACCCCAATGATTTCCGAGAGAAAATTAAAAGACGCCTACAAAAGGCGttgcaaaacaaaaagaagTGA